A section of the Candidatus Desulfarcum epimagneticum genome encodes:
- a CDS encoding hypothetical protein (Evidence 5 : Unknown function) translates to MLNCKRLPIRFQPKQPAILNNQTDQGKNSRRSGCLVLIAVCLSIFHHAREPTIMPDTISVIPIIFGKVTGSSRNKALKIKISTKERLVKGYAKLKSNFVIAAIQNSVAGKPAAKAEIIKGSRISFPKKINLSVRPEGICPYCAIRHFKIS, encoded by the coding sequence TTGTTGAACTGTAAACGCTTACCTATCCGTTTCCAGCCCAAACAGCCGGCCATCCTGAATAACCAGACAGACCAGGGCAAAAACAGCCGCCGTTCGGGATGCCTCGTTTTGATTGCGGTCTGCCTTTCCATATTCCATCATGCTCGCGAACCCACTATAATGCCCGATACGATCAGCGTCATTCCAATTATCTTTGGAAAAGTCACAGGTTCTTCAAGAAACAAAGCGCTAAAAATCAAAATCAGCACGAAAGAAAGGCTCGTAAAAGGATATGCGAAACTCAAATCAAATTTTGTCATCGCGGCCATCCAAAATAGCGTCGCGGGGAAACCCGCCGCAAAAGCCGAGATAATAAAAGGATCAAGAATAAGTTTTCCGAAAAAAATAAATTTATCAGTCAGGCCGGAGGGCATATGTCCATATTGCGCTATACGCCATTTTAAAATAAGCTGA
- a CDS encoding Gfo/Idh/MocA family oxidoreductase, with protein MSDKKDTEELFMSSRASKPLRLGFIGGGLNSAIGSTHRIAVEMDGRFALKAGCFSAHQDINHETGQAWGVDESRVYDDWRALLRGEKKRLDAVVVLTPTPSHMDIVLGAMRKGFPVICEKTLATSSAEAEEIKKAVQKYNAFLAVTYNYSGYPMLREMKMMIEKGMLGKITQIHAEMPQDGFIRVDAKGRNVSPQAWRLKDTQTLATVSLDLGTHTHHMIHFLTGSSPLEVLALQDSFGAFKQIIDNVVCVARYANHMVCQLWHSKCALGHRNGLRVRVYGTKGSARWRQMDPEHLSYTDITGQTRILDRATDMDNLSADPRYNRFKAGHPDGFIEAFANLYYDIADCLIEFKEKGAYASPWVFGADIAYEGLCMLEAICRSSQNKAWEKAGAPEKRG; from the coding sequence ATGAGTGATAAAAAAGACACGGAAGAGTTGTTTATGTCAAGCAGAGCATCAAAACCTTTGCGTTTGGGATTCATTGGCGGCGGATTGAATTCGGCGATCGGATCGACACACCGAATCGCTGTTGAAATGGATGGACGATTTGCGCTTAAAGCCGGCTGTTTCAGCGCGCATCAGGACATCAATCATGAAACCGGGCAGGCGTGGGGCGTTGATGAGAGCAGGGTGTATGATGACTGGCGCGCGCTTTTGCGCGGAGAAAAAAAAAGATTGGACGCCGTGGTCGTGCTCACCCCCACCCCGTCCCATATGGATATCGTTCTTGGCGCCATGCGGAAGGGCTTCCCGGTCATCTGTGAAAAGACCCTGGCGACATCCAGCGCGGAAGCGGAAGAAATCAAAAAAGCGGTTCAAAAATACAACGCTTTTCTGGCTGTCACATATAACTACTCAGGATATCCCATGCTGCGAGAGATGAAAATGATGATTGAGAAAGGCATGCTGGGGAAAATCACCCAGATCCATGCCGAAATGCCCCAGGATGGATTTATCCGGGTTGACGCAAAAGGCCGCAACGTCTCCCCGCAGGCATGGCGATTAAAAGATACTCAAACGCTTGCCACCGTCTCCCTTGATTTGGGAACTCATACCCACCATATGATTCATTTTCTCACAGGTTCCAGCCCTTTGGAAGTCCTGGCGCTGCAAGACAGTTTCGGGGCCTTTAAACAGATCATTGACAACGTCGTGTGCGTCGCCCGTTACGCCAACCATATGGTGTGCCAACTGTGGCACAGCAAATGCGCGCTGGGACATCGCAATGGTTTGCGTGTCCGCGTTTATGGGACAAAGGGCTCGGCCCGGTGGCGTCAAATGGATCCCGAGCATTTAAGTTATACGGATATAACGGGACAGACACGCATTCTTGATCGGGCGACCGATATGGACAATTTGTCCGCCGACCCGCGTTACAATCGTTTTAAGGCGGGGCACCCGGATGGTTTTATTGAGGCGTTTGCCAATCTTTATTATGACATCGCGGACTGTTTAATCGAGTTTAAGGAGAAAGGAGCCTATGCGTCTCCCTGGGTTTTTGGAGCGGATATCGCCTACGAAGGACTTTGCATGCTTGAGGCGATTTGTCGTTCCTCTCAAAATAAAGCGTGGGAAAAAGCGGGCGCCCCAGAAAAAAGAGGGTGA
- a CDS encoding conserved hypothetical protein (Evidence 4 : Unknown function but conserved in other organisms) — translation MDKKMNIVFIHPYINVRDKNIYLSEPLGLISLATYLKQAFGSEINVSILDLYALGADTPRRKGEFYVKGVDDKGKVHEYLKKREPDLIGIGCCFSGYFAEALEVADMCKELYPSVPVVMGGAHATLEAEKIILNYPCVDFIVRNEGEITLEELIRGLRGELTVKTISGLCFRDSDHSPILNSPRELIRDLDILPVPDRRFVDMEHYKRSNHKLFNFSRKKPVLTVMTSRGCPYECLFCCSKNLWKRRWRPKSMERIFEEIEMLVSEYGAREICILDDQFILKKERIYAFCDYFIDKKTPVSFSNIAGLSVWLADDEKLLVKMRRAGFYKLTLPVESGNPEVLKFIKKNVDLDQAARLISKANKLGYWTGAFFIIGFPYETREQIMETISFAYGLKLDLAHFFVAQPYIGTELYEIYKKEKLLGEDIIKGTFIFGAWNDTLEMTAEELNQIQKKASRGWIKHKLFFYLKPQNFFTCLLPKFKTPADFRYSLLILGMLLIRNFKSAFKEKSGRPGILKRKRYQKPESLDT, via the coding sequence GTGGACAAAAAAATGAATATTGTCTTTATACATCCATATATCAATGTCCGGGATAAAAACATTTATCTCTCGGAGCCGTTGGGGCTCATCAGTCTGGCGACTTATTTAAAACAAGCCTTCGGCAGTGAGATAAACGTCTCTATTTTAGATCTTTATGCCCTGGGCGCCGACACGCCCAGGCGGAAGGGAGAATTTTATGTAAAGGGCGTTGATGACAAGGGGAAGGTTCATGAGTATCTAAAAAAACGTGAGCCGGATCTCATAGGAATCGGGTGCTGCTTCTCAGGGTATTTTGCGGAGGCCCTGGAGGTCGCGGATATGTGCAAAGAGTTATATCCTTCCGTCCCTGTGGTGATGGGAGGGGCTCATGCGACTCTGGAGGCTGAAAAGATTATTCTTAATTATCCCTGTGTCGACTTTATTGTGCGCAATGAGGGCGAAATCACTTTAGAGGAGCTGATCAGGGGGCTTCGCGGCGAATTGACCGTCAAGACAATCAGTGGATTGTGTTTCCGGGATTCCGACCATTCGCCTATCCTGAATTCCCCTCGGGAACTCATCAGGGATTTGGATATATTGCCTGTCCCTGACCGTCGGTTTGTCGATATGGAGCATTACAAACGATCCAACCATAAGCTTTTTAATTTTTCCCGGAAGAAACCCGTTTTGACGGTTATGACTTCTCGCGGCTGTCCCTATGAGTGTTTATTCTGTTGCAGCAAAAATTTATGGAAGCGCAGGTGGCGTCCCAAAAGCATGGAGAGAATTTTTGAAGAGATTGAGATGCTGGTATCGGAATACGGCGCTCGTGAAATATGTATTCTTGATGATCAGTTTATACTCAAAAAAGAGCGGATTTATGCCTTTTGCGACTATTTTATTGATAAAAAGACGCCTGTCTCATTCAGCAACATAGCCGGGCTGAGCGTATGGCTGGCGGATGATGAGAAACTCCTTGTGAAAATGCGCCGGGCCGGGTTTTACAAGCTCACTTTACCTGTTGAGAGCGGCAATCCCGAAGTTCTTAAATTCATCAAAAAAAATGTGGACTTAGATCAGGCGGCCAGGTTGATTTCAAAGGCCAACAAATTGGGTTACTGGACAGGGGCCTTTTTTATCATCGGTTTTCCCTATGAAACAAGAGAGCAAATCATGGAGACCATTTCTTTCGCCTATGGTTTAAAACTTGATTTGGCTCATTTTTTTGTCGCCCAGCCATATATCGGGACGGAATTGTATGAAATATACAAAAAAGAAAAATTGCTGGGTGAAGATATCATTAAAGGGACATTTATTTTTGGGGCGTGGAACGACACTCTTGAGATGACCGCCGAAGAGCTTAATCAAATTCAAAAAAAAGCCTCGAGGGGCTGGATCAAACATAAATTGTTTTTTTATCTCAAACCCCAAAATTTTTTTACTTGCCTTTTGCCAAAATTTAAAACGCCGGCTGATTTTCGCTACAGCCTTTTAATTCTCGGGATGCTTCTGATCAGAAATTTCAAAAGCGCTTTTAAAGAAAAGTCAGGTCGCCCTGGGATTTTGAAAAGGAAAAGATATCAAAAGCCTGAATCGCTTGATACCTGA
- a CDS encoding conserved hypothetical protein (Evidence 4 : Unknown function but conserved in other organisms): MIILGVTHPISENNGACLLVNGRLVAMAEEERFIRIKFAPRIFPEQAIKFCLRHAGITLEDIDYIAVGFDGIFKSVIPNFTGQPLFFGILAAGYFSARVTANMFRMPGYVYRKSHDFVNHHISHANAAFYCSGFDHANIISLDGSGGRNAGFIGYGEGEKIGIFHEISNSDSWGHMYSNITRLLGFKPHADEYKVMGLASFGSPDPRGLPFIDWEKQIPRINRSEYRKYSKWARSVIDPGNPMGKNSQDIAATTQASFEKSVFRMLEWVVEKNKSRNLCVSGGSALNCSMNGKLSASGLIDDIYIHPASWDSGTALGGAIQVYIDKKGKTPDVGFAHPYWGPEYSDKEVESAILKFKTARYRYVENICEETAKILSENKIVGWFQGRMEVGPRALGNRSILGNPQFPEMKDAINLKVKGREPWRPFAPAILEEYAHHYLENHRDSPYMALTFKINPSKISDIISATHVDGTARPQTVSKAGNPMFWRLIDEFRKRAGVPALLNTSFNLSDEPIVCRPEEALRTFYRCGMDCLVMGRYIVEKTEEDYKVDSIPPKYGERRGR, from the coding sequence ATGATTATCCTTGGCGTCACTCATCCCATTTCAGAAAATAACGGCGCGTGCCTGCTGGTGAATGGAAGACTCGTGGCGATGGCTGAAGAGGAACGGTTCATTCGTATTAAATTCGCCCCGAGAATTTTTCCCGAACAAGCCATAAAGTTTTGTCTGCGACACGCGGGAATAACGCTGGAAGATATTGATTACATCGCTGTCGGATTTGATGGAATTTTTAAAAGCGTCATTCCCAATTTTACCGGGCAGCCTCTTTTTTTTGGAATATTGGCGGCAGGATATTTCTCCGCGCGTGTCACGGCGAATATGTTCAGAATGCCAGGATATGTTTATCGAAAATCCCATGATTTTGTCAATCATCATATATCGCATGCCAACGCCGCGTTTTACTGCTCCGGTTTTGATCATGCCAACATCATTTCCCTGGATGGATCGGGAGGCCGGAACGCCGGTTTTATTGGATATGGCGAAGGGGAAAAAATAGGGATTTTCCATGAAATAAGCAATTCGGACAGCTGGGGGCATATGTATTCAAATATCACGCGCCTCCTGGGCTTTAAACCTCATGCCGACGAATATAAAGTCATGGGCCTGGCGTCTTTCGGCTCTCCTGATCCCCGGGGTCTCCCTTTTATCGACTGGGAAAAGCAAATTCCGCGCATTAACAGGAGCGAATACCGCAAATACAGTAAATGGGCGCGAAGTGTCATCGATCCCGGAAATCCGATGGGGAAAAACAGTCAGGATATTGCGGCGACGACCCAGGCCTCTTTTGAAAAATCGGTTTTCCGCATGCTTGAGTGGGTGGTTGAAAAAAACAAATCGCGAAACTTGTGCGTTTCAGGAGGGTCTGCTCTGAACTGCTCAATGAATGGAAAATTGTCGGCTTCCGGATTAATCGATGATATTTATATTCATCCGGCCTCCTGGGATTCAGGAACCGCGTTGGGGGGAGCCATTCAAGTTTATATCGATAAGAAAGGCAAGACGCCTGACGTGGGTTTTGCCCATCCGTACTGGGGGCCGGAATATAGCGACAAAGAAGTCGAATCCGCCATTTTAAAATTTAAAACGGCCCGGTATCGTTATGTGGAAAATATCTGCGAAGAGACCGCGAAAATTTTGTCCGAAAATAAGATAGTCGGCTGGTTCCAGGGAAGGATGGAAGTCGGGCCCCGGGCGCTGGGCAACAGAAGCATTCTCGGGAATCCGCAATTTCCTGAAATGAAAGACGCCATCAACCTGAAAGTCAAAGGCAGAGAGCCGTGGAGGCCTTTCGCTCCCGCTATTTTAGAGGAGTATGCCCATCACTATTTGGAAAACCATCGCGATTCTCCCTATATGGCCCTGACATTTAAGATTAATCCTTCGAAAATCAGTGATATCATAAGCGCCACCCATGTTGACGGCACGGCGAGGCCCCAGACCGTCAGCAAGGCGGGCAATCCCATGTTTTGGAGACTCATAGACGAATTCAGAAAGCGCGCGGGAGTTCCCGCTTTATTAAACACAAGCTTTAATTTGTCGGATGAGCCAATTGTTTGCAGGCCGGAAGAAGCGCTCCGGACCTTTTATCGTTGCGGCATGGATTGTCTGGTTATGGGGCGTTATATAGTGGAGAAAACCGAAGAAGACTATAAAGTCGATTCAATCCCTCCAAAATATGGGGAAAGGCGCGGGAGGTGA
- the miaB gene encoding (Dimethylallyl)adenosine tRNA methylthiotransferase MiaB, which yields MRYLLVVPRIVNNIGDWYWFPTGISYIAASLKTAGFDVKILNLNHTEGNLCDIIRQSVDRYGADALLTGGLTGQYGAIRAVIESAKKIKKGIVTIVGGGIITSAPEHAMRALEYVDYGVIGEGEIISCELCAALEKGSGIHGIPGIIYKNHGRYVITEGAPSVINLDKLPFPDYRGVGLNNLLNMAPNCVGMGGERVIPITTSRSCPFHCTFCFHPSGQTYRQRSLDSVFLEIELLKDEFNVKYISIQDELFGFNRERVTEFCQRIKKYNIKWWAQFRVTDVSKSIVAMLKDANCATIALGIESADNSILKSMNKKITIEKSEKALKLIYDSGIGIQGNLIFGDRAETIETAKKTLDWWKKNIHYQLYLAMIVAYPGTRLYDHAVCRGIIPDPVKFIRRSCPVVKLSQMTDSEYSWLVGQILSLPRELKEIPGDYNVVEINWKNARMTLDGACVSCGRQNIWQDVRLFMTGSLMCRKCAGRHTVPIPEEVVMKVAEKLEVLIQKYGEVVFWGIHSYFYAFAKRLAGKVSGELTENIHYVDESEVRHGVEIFGRKIESPEIINQNKINCIVISVAQYSASLKKTIRDAFADVDIILSISDLPLFEDALN from the coding sequence ATGCGATATTTATTGGTGGTCCCCAGGATTGTGAATAATATCGGCGACTGGTATTGGTTCCCCACCGGAATAAGCTATATCGCCGCAAGCTTGAAAACAGCGGGTTTCGATGTCAAAATCCTCAACTTGAATCATACGGAAGGAAACCTTTGTGACATCATCAGGCAAAGTGTCGACAGATATGGCGCCGACGCGCTGTTGACAGGCGGATTAACCGGCCAATATGGAGCCATAAGGGCGGTTATAGAATCTGCGAAAAAAATAAAAAAAGGGATCGTCACCATTGTGGGGGGCGGCATTATTACCAGCGCGCCGGAACATGCCATGCGAGCCCTGGAATATGTGGATTATGGGGTGATCGGCGAGGGGGAGATCATCTCCTGCGAATTATGCGCCGCCCTTGAAAAAGGATCCGGAATTCATGGTATTCCCGGTATTATTTATAAGAATCATGGGAGATATGTCATTACAGAGGGAGCCCCCTCTGTGATAAATTTGGACAAACTCCCTTTTCCCGATTACAGGGGCGTCGGTCTGAATAATTTATTAAATATGGCGCCGAATTGTGTCGGCATGGGCGGAGAAAGGGTGATTCCAATCACCACGAGCAGATCATGCCCTTTTCATTGCACATTCTGTTTTCATCCCAGTGGCCAAACATACAGACAACGCTCACTCGACAGTGTTTTTTTGGAAATAGAGTTATTAAAAGATGAGTTTAATGTGAAATACATATCAATCCAGGATGAGCTTTTTGGATTTAACAGGGAAAGGGTAACGGAATTTTGTCAAAGAATCAAAAAATACAATATCAAATGGTGGGCGCAATTTCGCGTCACGGACGTTTCAAAAAGCATAGTCGCGATGTTGAAAGATGCGAATTGCGCCACCATTGCATTGGGCATAGAAAGCGCGGATAACAGCATATTAAAAAGCATGAATAAAAAGATCACGATTGAAAAGTCGGAAAAAGCTTTGAAATTAATTTATGACTCGGGTATTGGCATACAGGGCAACTTGATTTTTGGAGACAGGGCGGAAACCATAGAAACTGCTAAAAAAACCCTTGATTGGTGGAAAAAAAATATACATTATCAATTGTATTTAGCCATGATAGTCGCCTATCCGGGAACTCGACTGTATGACCATGCGGTATGTAGGGGTATCATTCCCGATCCTGTAAAGTTTATCAGGCGGTCATGTCCTGTGGTGAAATTATCCCAAATGACTGATTCTGAATATTCATGGCTGGTTGGCCAGATACTCTCTTTGCCGAGGGAGCTGAAGGAGATTCCCGGCGATTACAATGTCGTTGAGATTAATTGGAAAAATGCCCGGATGACGCTTGATGGCGCGTGTGTGTCATGCGGCCGCCAAAACATATGGCAAGATGTCAGATTGTTTATGACAGGCAGTTTGATGTGCCGGAAATGCGCCGGAAGGCATACTGTCCCCATTCCTGAAGAAGTCGTTATGAAAGTGGCGGAAAAACTTGAAGTGTTGATTCAGAAATACGGAGAAGTCGTTTTTTGGGGCATTCATTCGTATTTCTATGCTTTTGCGAAAAGGTTAGCCGGGAAAGTGAGTGGGGAATTAACTGAGAATATACACTATGTGGATGAATCAGAAGTTCGGCATGGAGTGGAGATTTTTGGGAGAAAGATAGAATCACCTGAAATAATTAATCAAAATAAAATTAACTGTATTGTGATATCCGTCGCGCAATATTCCGCCAGTTTAAAAAAAACCATTCGTGACGCTTTTGCAGATGTTGATATCATATTGAGCATTTCGGATTTGCCGTTGTTCGAAGACGCCCTCAATTAG